The Guyparkeria halophila DNA window TGCACGAGCACAACGAACGCGGTGCGAGCGAGGCGATTCGTCGCCGGCTGGGGGAAGGGCAAGCCGCGGCCCTGATCAGCGATGCGGGTACGCCGGCGATCAGCGACCCGGGCGAGGTGCTGGTCGCGGTGCTGGCCGAGGCGGGGGTGCCGGTGGTGCCGGTGCCCGGGGCCTCGGCGGTGATCGCGGCGCTGTCGGCCGCCGGCCTGCCGGCCCGGCCCTTCTGGTTCGAGGGCTTTCTGCCAGCCCAGGACAAGGCGCGGCGAGATCGCCTCGATCGCTTGGCCGGTGTCGAGGCCACCCTGGTGTTCTACGAGGCGCCTCACCGGATCGTCAAGAGCGTGGCCGCGGCCGCCGATCGCCTGGGTGGGGCGCGTTCGGCCGTGCTGGCCCGCGAGGTGACCAAGCGCTTCGAGCAGTTTGCCCACGGCTCGCTCGACGACCTCGTCGAGCGGTTGGCCGCTGGCGAGATCCCCGCCCGAGGTGAATTCGTGTTGATGGTGGCCCCGGCCGAGGAGCGGGCGGATGCCCCGGCCGCCGAGGCCGAGGCCTTGATATCGGCGCTGATCGAGGAAGGCGTCGCACCCAAGACCATCGCCCGGGTCGTCTCGAGAACGACCTCGCTGGCCCGCAACGCCGTCTACGCCGAGGTGTTGGCGCGTCGCAAGGAGTCCTGAGCGCCATGTTACCGCTAGGCGAGGGATTCGATTGGCGTAAGAGAGCCATGATTGGCACGCATGCTGCATAGCCCGTAGGTCATTGACGCGGCGAGCCGATGGTGGCCGCCGCGACGGTCCAAACCGATGGCCATCTCGTTGGCCAGACACGGGGGTTTAACCGCATGGCCTATTACCTCACCAGCGACGAATCACTTTGCGGCCAGCCGCCTTCCGGCCTGAGTGCTTCCGTCTCCCATCGGCTGTCATTCGCCCGCCACGCCGCGGCCGAGGCACCGGGTGAGCGCGGACAGGCGCTGCTCGAGGCGTTGTTGCGTTGCGTGAATGTCGGGGTGGCACTCGACACGATCCGCACCCATGTCGAAGGACTGCTGGCGGTGACGTCAATTTCCTGGCAGGTGGATGATGAGCGCTATTGCGGCACGATCTGTGAGCCGTCCGAGCACACCATCCCCGTCGCCTTGTCGCTCGACGATCGTCCCTTCGGTCGGCTGCGCCTGCACAGTCGTCGCCCGGTCGCTGAGGACGAGCTGGTCCAGTTGCGCGAGATGCTGTCCGTGGTTGCCTACCCGCTGCGCAACCTGCGCATGCTCGAACATGCCCTGATTGCCGCCGAACACGATGCATTGACTGGATTGAAGAACCGGCGGGCCTTCGATCTGGAGCTCAAGGCGGTGCATGCCCGAGTGGCGCGATATGGTGGCCAGGCAAGCCTGCTGATCCTGGACATGACGCGCTTCAAGGCGATCAACGATACCTACGGCCATGACGTCGGTGACCGGGCGCTGGCCCGCGTCGCCGAGGGGCTGGATCGCTGCCTGCGGGAAACCGACAGTGCCTATCGCCTCGGCGGGGACGAGTTCGTGGTGATCCTGCCCGAAACCCCGTATCAGGGCGCACGACGTCTGGGAACGCGTTTGCTCGACTGGTTTCGTGACCATCCGATGCGGGAACCCGGCGGTGAATGGGTGCCGCTCAAGGCGCGTATCGGGATGGCCCAGTTCCGCAAGGGGGAAGACGCGGATGACTGGTTCCGCCGTACCGACCAGGCGTTGTACGGCAACGTCGAGCCTGGCGGCACCACTGGCGGCGCCAACCGTCGGTTGGGTCGATTGGCCTGACGCGCGCCCGGTATCGGGCAGGGGAGTGGCAAAACACCGCCAAACACGTGAGAATCGCGGACGTTTGCAATTGAACAGCACAGGCCCCGGGCTCGGGGCGAACCCCGAAAACGAGACGAGGTGCGGGAAATGGCCGAAGGCGACGAGGCAGCCACGGAAAAGAAGGGTGGCAACAAGCTGATCGTGATCCTGCTGGCGGTGTTGATCGTCGTGATCCTGGCGATCGGTGGCGTGGTGACCACGTTGTTGCTTACCGGTGACGACGACAAGGCGGCCGGCAAGGGTGAAGAGACCGCCGAGCAGAGCGAGGAGGTCGAGGAGCCCAAGGGGCCCCCGATCACCGTCTCGCTGGGCGATCCCATCACGGTCAACCTGAGCAAGCCCAACGACGCCAACGTGCTGCAGGTGCAGCTCGATCTGGTCACCCGTGCCCCGAAGGTCGAGGAGCTGATCAAGACGCAGCGTTCGCGGATCGTCAATGACGTGATGCTGGTGCTGAGTGACGTCGACTCGGCCGAATTGCGTACGCGTGCCGGCAAGGAGGCGCTGCAGGAGACGTTGAGCGAAGAGATCAACCGGATCCTCGAGGACGGCAGCGAGCTCGAGCAGCCGGTCGAAAATGTCTATTTCACCAAGCTCCTGATGCAGTGATGCGCCAGGAGTCGCAGCCACAGGGCCAACGGGCGCGAGGCACTTATGTCTGAAGCCGACATCCTCTCCCAGGACGAGATCGACGCGCTGTTGAATGGCGTCGACGAGGGCGACGTCGAGACCGAGCAGGGGGTCGGTGATCCCGATCAGGCCAAGTCGTACGACCTCACCACCCAGGAACGTATCGTCCGGGGCCGGTTGCCGACCCTGGAGATGCTCAACGAGCGTTTCGCGCGCAGCCTGCGTATCCGGCTGGTCTCCATGCTGCGTCGCTCGGTCGAGATCTCGATCGAGGGCGTGGAGATGACCAAGTTCTCGGAATACATCCACACGTTGTTCGTTCCCACCTCGATGACGCTGATGCACGTGCGTCCGCTCAAGGGATTGGGGATGTTCATGATGGAGTCCCGGCTGGTCTTCTCGCTGGTCGACAACTTCTTCGGCGGGTTCGGCATGCACGCCAAGATCGAAGGGCGCGACTTCACCCCCACCGAGCTGCGGGTGATCAAGCGGGTGCTCGAGCAGGCCACCGAAGAGATGCAGAACGCCTGGGCGGGCATCTACCCGATCATGTTCGAGACCGTCAGCCACGAGATGAACCCGCAGCTGGCGAATATCGTCTCGGCGACCGAGGTGGTGGTGGTCTCGAGCTTCCGCATCGAGGTCGAGGGCGGTTCGGGCAAGTTCGACTTCGTGGTCCCCTACTCGATGATCGAGCCGATCCGCGATCTGCTCGATGGCGGCATGCAGGGCGACCGGCTGGAGGTCGACGAACGCTGGACCAAGGCGCTCAAGCGCGAACTGGGTTTTGCCGAGGTCGAGATGACCGCGCATCTGGCCGACGTTCGCATGTCGCTCAAGGACGTCGCTCACATGGAGGTGGGTCAGGTGATTCCCTTCGAGATGCCGGAGTATTCCACGCTCGCCTCCGACGGCCTGCCCCTTTATCGCGGCAAGATGGGCGTCTTCAAGGGCAACAAGGCGATCCGGGTCGAGGAACCGGTGCCCGAGCGGCTCGAGCGGGCAGCGCATCCCAACGAGATCCTGCGGGCGCAGATCCCCGGGGTGAACCAATCAGGAGATAAAGACGATGGCTGAAGAATCCGACAAGTCCACCGATGACGATTGGGCGGCGGCCATGGCCGAACAGGGCGACACGGAAGACGATCCGGGTGGTGATGCCCAGGCCCAGGCGGTCGGCATGGAGCAGTTCAGCGAGGGCGGCCATCCCGACGATGACGAGAACCCGGTCAATTTCGACGTCATCATGGACGTGCCGGTCAATATCTCGATGGAGATCGGTCGTACCGCGATCAATATCCGTAACCTGCTCCAGCTAAACCAGGGCTCGATCGTCGAACTCGACCGACTGGCCGGCGAGCCGCTCGACGTGCTGGTCAACGGCACGCTGATCGCGCGGGGCGAGGTGGTGGTGATCAACGAGAAGTTCGGCATCCGCCTGACCGACGTGATCAGCCCGGCCGAGCGCCTGCGCAAGCTGCGTTGATGATGCGCGCGCTCCTTCCCCTGATGCTGTTGGTGATGGCCGGCCCGGTCGTGGCGGCCGAGGCCATCGATCCGTTGGCGCCGAGCTACCTGCTCAAGCTGGTGGTGAGCCTGGTCCTGGTCCTGGTCCTGATGTTCGCGCTGGTATGGGTGATCAAGCGCGTCGGTCGACTGGATGCCCGGGCAGGCAATTACCCGATGCAGGTGCTCACCCAGATGTCGATCGGCCCGCGCGAGCGCATCCTGCTGGTCGCGGTGGGTGATCGGCAGATGCTGGTCGGCGTCAGCCAGGGGGCGATCGAGTCGCTCGGCTGGGTCGACCCGCCTCTCGAGCCCCGGCGGCGCGACGGGCAGAACCCGAGTTTCGGCGAGGCCTTCCAGGAACAACTGGCGGCTCGCTTCGGCCGACGCGGTCAGGGGGGCAAGGGAGGCTCAAATGAGGGCTAACGTCTCCAGGCGGCTGATGTCGGCATTGCTGTTGGGATTGGGTCTGCTGGCGATCAGTCTGCCGGTGTTCGCCGAACCGGGGCTGCCGGCGGTCACCCTGACCGAGGGCGAGAATGGCGAGACGCAATACAGTCTCACGCTGCAGATCCTCGCCCTGATGACGGTGCTGACCCTGCTGCCGTCGCTGTTGCTGATGATGACCTCGTTCACGCGGATCATCATCGTGCTGGCCCTGCTGCGCCAGGCGCTGGGTACCGTGCAGACGCCGTCGAACCAGATCCTGCTGGGTCTCGCGCTTTTTCTGACGCTGTTTATCATGGCGCCGGTGTTCCAGACGGCCTATGACGAGGGGATCGGTCCCTACATGGCCGAGGAGATCGGCGCGATGGAGGCGATCGATCGCGCCTCGCAACCGCTGCGCACCTTCATGCTCAACCAGACGCGCGAGAGCGACATCGCCCTCTACCAGGAGATCGGTGACTACCCCGACTTCGAGACGCCCGAGGACGTGCCGCTGACGGTGCTGATGGCCGCCTTCGTCACCTCGGAGCTCAAGACCGCGTTCCAGATCGGTTTTCTGATCTTCATCCCGTTTTTGATCATCGATCTCGTGGTTGCCTCGGTGCTGATGTCGATGGGCATGATGATGCTCTCGCCGATGATCGTGTCCCTGCCGTTCAAGATCATGCTGTTCGTGCTTGTCGATGGCTGGGCGCTGCTGATGGGCACGCTCGCCTCTAGCTTCTACATGGGGGGATAGGCCATGAGCCCGGATACCGTCATCGATCTCACCCGCCAGGCATTGATGGTCATCCTGTACCTCTCGATGCCCATCCTGCTCACCGCGCTGGCGGTGGGTCTTTTGATTGGCATGTTCCAGGCGGCCACGCAGATCAACGAGATGACCCTGAGCTTCATCCCCAAGATGATCGCGGTGGTGGTCGCCATCCTGCTGGCCGCCCCCTGGATGTTGCAGGTGATCGTCGATTTCACCGAGCGGCTGTTTCACAACATCCCCTCGCTGATCGCCTGAGGCCCCCGCCTTGGAGTTGGCGATCGAGCAGATCCTTGGCTGGACCGCCACCTACCTGTGGGTGCTGGTGCGGGTCGGGGCGATGCTCATGGTCGCGCCGATCTTCGGTTCGCAGTCCCTGCCGGTGCGCATCCGGCTGTTGATCGCGCTGGCGGTCTCGCTGGTGATCACGCCGATGGTGCCCGAGATCCCGGCGGTCGATCCGCTGTCGATCGCCGGGATCACCATGATCGTCCAGCAGATCCTCATCGGCGTGGCCATGGGCTTCATCCTCAACCTGGTCATCTCGGCGTTCGTGGTCGCCGGCGAGTCGATTGCGATGAGCATGGGCCTGGGTTTCGCCCAGACCGTCGATCCGCAGAACGGCGTCAGCGTGCCGCTGATCTCGCAGTTTCTGACCATCGTGGTCACCTTGCTGATGGTGGCGCTCAACGTGCCGGCGATGATCGTCAAGATGCTGGCGGACTCGTTCACCATCCTGCCGGTCTCGCCCGTGGGGCTGACGGCCGAAGACTTCCGTGCGATCGCCTGGTTCGGTCAGCAGATGTACATCAACGCGGTGTTGGTCGCGTTGCCGGTGGTGACCACCTTGCTGATGGTGAACCTCGCCATGGGCGTGATCACGCGGGCCGCGCCGCAGATGAACATCTTCTCGGTGGGTTTCCCGGCCACCCTGATGATCGGCTTCTTCGTGTTGTTCCTTGCCGCTCCCCTCTGGTTCCCGAACGTGGAACAGTTCGTGCATCAGTCGTTCGTGCTGATCACGGAAATCCTGAGGTGAGTGGGTGGCAGAGAACGAGAACGGCCAGGAGAAGACCGAAGAACCGACCGAGAAACGATTACGCGACGCCCGCGAGAAGGGCCAGGTCGCCCGCTCGCGCGAGCTCAATTCGTTTCTGCTGACCGTCGGTTCGGCGGTCGTGTTCCTGGTGTTCGGTGGCCAGATGATGCTGGGGCTGGCCGAGGTCGTGCGCGACTCGTTCATCATCTCGCGCTCGGACGTCTTCGATCAGGCGGCGATGTTCTCGCGTCTGGCGAACGCCTTCGCCAACGGCTTTATTTCCTTTGTGCCGCTCTTTTTCGCCACGATCGTGCTCGCGATTGCCGCCACGCTTGCCGTGGGCGGCTGGAACTTCTCCACCCAGGCGATGGCGCCGAAGCTGTCCAAGATGAATCCCATTTCCGGCCTCAAGCGCATCTTCGGTGTCCAGGCGTTGATGGAACTGGGCAAGACCTTCGCGAAGTTCACGTTGATTGCCGCGATCGGTGTGGCGGTGTTCCTGGCCTTCGAGCCCGAGGTGCTGAGTCTGGGTCTGCAGCCGTTCGATGCCGCCCTGGCCCATGCCGGCTGGCTGATCGGCTGGGGGTTCCTGGCCGTGTCCTTCGGGCTGCTGCTGGTGGCGCTGGTGGACGTGCCCTTTCAGATCTGGAACCACAACAAGCAGCAGCGCATGACCTTCCAGGAGGTCAAGGACGAGCACAAGGACGTCGAAGGGCGGCCCGAGATCAAGCAGCGTATCCGCCAGACCCAGATGCAGATGTCGCAACGCCGGATGATGGAAGCGGTGCCCGAGGCCGACGTGGTGGTCACCAACCCGACCCACTATGCCGTCGCGCTCAAGTACGACGCCGAGGGTGTCGGCGCGCCGATGGTGGTGGCCAAGGGGGTCGACGAGATGGCGCTCAACCTGCGCAAGATCGCCGCCTCTCACGGGGTCGAGATCTTCGAGGCCCCGCCATTGGCACGGGCCTTGTATACGCATGTCGAGATCGACGAGGTGATCCCCGCCGCGCTCTACACCGCGGTGGCCCAGGTACTGGCCTATGTCTACCAGCTCAAGCAGGCCGCGCGCGGCACCGGTGAAACGCCGGGACGTCCCGAGCCCGAGGTGCCGGATGGCTTCGATGTGCCGGCCGCCGAATGAACCGGGCCAGGTCCCTCGACGCCTGACCCCTAACGCAACCGCAGCCAAGAAGAACGCGCCCCAATGAAACCCAGCCTGAACAACTTCAGTTTCGCCCGCCTCGGCGACAGCCTGCGTCAGTACCGCGGGCAGGGGATCGGGCCGCCGGTGATGATCATCATGCTGCTGGCGATGGTGATCGTGCCGCTGCCGCCGTTGGGTCTGGATGCGCTGTTCACCTTCAATATCACCCTGTCGCTGATCATCCTGATGGTGGTGCTCTACGTGGGCAAACCGCTGGATTTCGCCATTTTCCCGACGGTCATCCTGATCGCGACCCTGTTGCGCCTGGCGCTCAATGTCGCCTCCACCCGGGTGGTGCTGCTCAACGGCCATGAAGGTCCGGGAGCCGCGGGCAGCGTCATCGAGGCCTTCGGCAACTTCGTCATTGGTGGCAACTACGCCGTCGGCTTGGTGGTGTTCATCATCCTGATGGTGATCAACTTCGTGGTGATCACGAAGGGTGCCGGGCGGGTCTCCGAGGTGTCCGCCCGCTTCACGCTCGACTCGTTGCCCGGCAAGCAGATGGCGATCGATGCCGACCTGAATGCCGGCATCCTCAACCAGGAACAGGCAAGGGATCGACGCGAGGAAATCGCGTCCGAGGCCGACTTCTACGGCTCGATGGATGGTGCCTCGAAGTTCGTGCGCGGTGATGCTATCGCCGGCATCCTGATCGTGTTCATTAACGTGATCGGCGGGTTGCTGATCGGCGTCGCCCAGCACGGCATGCCGTTCGGGAGTGCCGCCGAGACCTACGTCCTGCTGACCATCGGCGACGGCCTGGTCGCCACCATCCCCTCGCTGCTGATCTCGACCGCCACCGCGATCATCGTCACGCGGGTCACCGCCTCCAAGGAGGACATGGGCAAGCAGGTCCAGCGGCAGATGTTCTCCGACCCGCGCGTGCTGGGCGTGGCCGCAGGCCTGATGGCCGGCCTCGGCCTGGTGCCCGGGATGCCGAACGCCGCCTTCCTCGGCCTGGCGGTTCTGGCCGGTGGCGGCGCCTGGCTGGTCTCGCGGCGCCAGGCGACCGAGGCCGCCGAGCAGGCCGCCGCCGAGGCCGCGCCGGCTCAGGCCAAGCCCGAGGTCAAGGAATTGACCTGGGACGACGTGCCACCGGTGGACCTGATCGGCCTGGAGGTCGGCTACGGGCTGATCCCGCTGGTCGATCGCAACCAGGGTGGCCAGTTGATGCCGCGCATCAAGGGCGTGCGCAAGAAGCTTTCGCAGGACCTGGGCTTTCTGATCTCGACGGTGCACATCCGTGACAACCTCGACCTCAAGCCCAACGAGTACCGCATCAGCCTCAATGG harbors:
- the fliP gene encoding flagellar type III secretion system pore protein FliP (The bacterial flagellar biogenesis protein FliP forms a type III secretion system (T3SS)-type pore required for flagellar assembly.), whose protein sequence is MRANVSRRLMSALLLGLGLLAISLPVFAEPGLPAVTLTEGENGETQYSLTLQILALMTVLTLLPSLLLMMTSFTRIIIVLALLRQALGTVQTPSNQILLGLALFLTLFIMAPVFQTAYDEGIGPYMAEEIGAMEAIDRASQPLRTFMLNQTRESDIALYQEIGDYPDFETPEDVPLTVLMAAFVTSELKTAFQIGFLIFIPFLIIDLVVASVLMSMGMMMLSPMIVSLPFKIMLFVLVDGWALLMGTLASSFYMGG
- a CDS encoding GGDEF domain-containing protein gives rise to the protein MAYYLTSDESLCGQPPSGLSASVSHRLSFARHAAAEAPGERGQALLEALLRCVNVGVALDTIRTHVEGLLAVTSISWQVDDERYCGTICEPSEHTIPVALSLDDRPFGRLRLHSRRPVAEDELVQLREMLSVVAYPLRNLRMLEHALIAAEHDALTGLKNRRAFDLELKAVHARVARYGGQASLLILDMTRFKAINDTYGHDVGDRALARVAEGLDRCLRETDSAYRLGGDEFVVILPETPYQGARRLGTRLLDWFRDHPMREPGGEWVPLKARIGMAQFRKGEDADDWFRRTDQALYGNVEPGGTTGGANRRLGRLA
- the flhA gene encoding flagellar biosynthesis protein FlhA translates to MIIMLLAMVIVPLPPLGLDALFTFNITLSLIILMVVLYVGKPLDFAIFPTVILIATLLRLALNVASTRVVLLNGHEGPGAAGSVIEAFGNFVIGGNYAVGLVVFIILMVINFVVITKGAGRVSEVSARFTLDSLPGKQMAIDADLNAGILNQEQARDRREEIASEADFYGSMDGASKFVRGDAIAGILIVFINVIGGLLIGVAQHGMPFGSAAETYVLLTIGDGLVATIPSLLISTATAIIVTRVTASKEDMGKQVQRQMFSDPRVLGVAAGLMAGLGLVPGMPNAAFLGLAVLAGGGAWLVSRRQATEAAEQAAAEAAPAQAKPEVKELTWDDVPPVDLIGLEVGYGLIPLVDRNQGGQLMPRIKGVRKKLSQDLGFLISTVHIRDNLDLKPNEYRISLNGVPIGTAEIFPDRDMAINPGQVSGDIKGIQTTDPAFGLKAYWIDRGQKEEAQALGYTVVDPATVVATHLSQILGDNAADLFGYEQAQQLLDTLKQSSPKLVEDLVPKTLPMTTIVEVLGQLLAERIPIRDIRTIAETLTIQGQRTQDVGELTESVRMALGRMIVQHINGLAPTVPVITLDPQLEQLLLNSTQRGNQAPGIEPGLAERLHKSLKDAAERQEQSGKPAILLVAPQIRSWLSRMVRHSIPTLSVLSYHEIPDNKEIRVVASVGNQNDG
- the fliR gene encoding flagellar biosynthetic protein FliR codes for the protein MELAIEQILGWTATYLWVLVRVGAMLMVAPIFGSQSLPVRIRLLIALAVSLVITPMVPEIPAVDPLSIAGITMIVQQILIGVAMGFILNLVISAFVVAGESIAMSMGLGFAQTVDPQNGVSVPLISQFLTIVVTLLMVALNVPAMIVKMLADSFTILPVSPVGLTAEDFRAIAWFGQQMYINAVLVALPVVTTLLMVNLAMGVITRAAPQMNIFSVGFPATLMIGFFVLFLAAPLWFPNVEQFVHQSFVLITEILR
- a CDS encoding flagellar basal body-associated FliL family protein; amino-acid sequence: MAEGDEAATEKKGGNKLIVILLAVLIVVILAIGGVVTTLLLTGDDDKAAGKGEETAEQSEEVEEPKGPPITVSLGDPITVNLSKPNDANVLQVQLDLVTRAPKVEELIKTQRSRIVNDVMLVLSDVDSAELRTRAGKEALQETLSEEINRILEDGSELEQPVENVYFTKLLMQ
- the rsmI gene encoding 16S rRNA (cytidine(1402)-2'-O)-methyltransferase, producing MSSPNAGSRPASETGGRWVEPGHLYVVATPIGNLADISERAVSVLKGVDFIACEDTRHARVLLDHLGVRKELVALHEHNERGASEAIRRRLGEGQAAALISDAGTPAISDPGEVLVAVLAEAGVPVVPVPGASAVIAALSAAGLPARPFWFEGFLPAQDKARRDRLDRLAGVEATLVFYEAPHRIVKSVAAAADRLGGARSAVLAREVTKRFEQFAHGSLDDLVERLAAGEIPARGEFVLMVAPAEERADAPAAEAEALISALIEEGVAPKTIARVVSRTTSLARNAVYAEVLARRKES
- the flhB gene encoding flagellar biosynthesis protein FlhB, producing MAENENGQEKTEEPTEKRLRDAREKGQVARSRELNSFLLTVGSAVVFLVFGGQMMLGLAEVVRDSFIISRSDVFDQAAMFSRLANAFANGFISFVPLFFATIVLAIAATLAVGGWNFSTQAMAPKLSKMNPISGLKRIFGVQALMELGKTFAKFTLIAAIGVAVFLAFEPEVLSLGLQPFDAALAHAGWLIGWGFLAVSFGLLLVALVDVPFQIWNHNKQQRMTFQEVKDEHKDVEGRPEIKQRIRQTQMQMSQRRMMEAVPEADVVVTNPTHYAVALKYDAEGVGAPMVVAKGVDEMALNLRKIAASHGVEIFEAPPLARALYTHVEIDEVIPAALYTAVAQVLAYVYQLKQAARGTGETPGRPEPEVPDGFDVPAAE
- the fliN gene encoding flagellar motor switch protein FliN, giving the protein MAEESDKSTDDDWAAAMAEQGDTEDDPGGDAQAQAVGMEQFSEGGHPDDDENPVNFDVIMDVPVNISMEIGRTAINIRNLLQLNQGSIVELDRLAGEPLDVLVNGTLIARGEVVVINEKFGIRLTDVISPAERLRKLR
- the fliM gene encoding flagellar motor switch protein FliM; this encodes MSEADILSQDEIDALLNGVDEGDVETEQGVGDPDQAKSYDLTTQERIVRGRLPTLEMLNERFARSLRIRLVSMLRRSVEISIEGVEMTKFSEYIHTLFVPTSMTLMHVRPLKGLGMFMMESRLVFSLVDNFFGGFGMHAKIEGRDFTPTELRVIKRVLEQATEEMQNAWAGIYPIMFETVSHEMNPQLANIVSATEVVVVSSFRIEVEGGSGKFDFVVPYSMIEPIRDLLDGGMQGDRLEVDERWTKALKRELGFAEVEMTAHLADVRMSLKDVAHMEVGQVIPFEMPEYSTLASDGLPLYRGKMGVFKGNKAIRVEEPVPERLERAAHPNEILRAQIPGVNQSGDKDDG
- the fliQ gene encoding flagellar biosynthesis protein FliQ — translated: MSPDTVIDLTRQALMVILYLSMPILLTALAVGLLIGMFQAATQINEMTLSFIPKMIAVVVAILLAAPWMLQVIVDFTERLFHNIPSLIA
- the fliO gene encoding flagellar biosynthetic protein FliO, with amino-acid sequence MMRALLPLMLLVMAGPVVAAEAIDPLAPSYLLKLVVSLVLVLVLMFALVWVIKRVGRLDARAGNYPMQVLTQMSIGPRERILLVAVGDRQMLVGVSQGAIESLGWVDPPLEPRRRDGQNPSFGEAFQEQLAARFGRRGQGGKGGSNEG